One genomic region from Homalodisca vitripennis isolate AUS2020 chromosome 6, UT_GWSS_2.1, whole genome shotgun sequence encodes:
- the LOC124365464 gene encoding MFS-type transporter clz9-like, with amino-acid sequence MTPNLQVNGPHGALYCLSNNGWTNSELFLEWLAHFKKHSHPTPEDPVLLILDNHNSHISIPAYKFCKDSNIHMISLPPHTSHRLQPLDLTFFGPLKNALYREYDLHLMRSGHEKITEYDVCRTP; translated from the coding sequence ATGACCCCCAACCTTCAAGTGAATGGACCACATGGTGCACTTTACTGCCTCTCTAACAACGGCTGGACAAACTCGGAGCTGTTTTTGGAGTGGCTAGCTCACTTTAAAAAACACTCACACCCTACACCCGAGGATCCTGTTCTTCTAATCCTGGACAATCACAACAGTCATATATCCATACCGGCCTACAAGTTTTGCAAAGACAGCAACATTCATATGATATCTTTGCCCCCTCACACGTCCCATCGGCTTCAGCCACTGGACCTGACTTTTTTCGGTCCATTGAAAAACGCCTTGTATAGAGAATATGATCTTCATCTAATGCGATCCGGTCATGAGAAGATAACCGAGTATGATGTTTGCCGGACTCCTTAA